One part of the Muntiacus reevesi chromosome 18, mMunRee1.1, whole genome shotgun sequence genome encodes these proteins:
- the LOC136149387 gene encoding keratin-associated protein 9-2-like, translated as MTHSCCSPCCQPTCCEASCCRTTCCKPTCVTTCCQPTCGGSSCCQPCCRPACCQTTCCRTTCLKPICVTTCCQPTCCETTCCQPTCCGSSSCGQTYSGSRCCQPCCQPASCAPVYCHRTCYHPTCCCLPGCQDQSCGSSCCQPCSHPVCCQTTCCRTTCCRPSCVSSCCQPSCC; from the exons ATGACTCACTCCTGCTGCTCCCCGTGCTGTCAGCCCACCTGCTGTGAGGCCAGCTGCTGTAG GACCACCTGCTGCAAACCCACCTGTGTGACCACCTGCTGTCAGCCCACCTGTGGTGGGTCCAGCTGCTGCCAGCCTTGCTGCCGCCCTGCCTGCTGTCAGACCACCTGCTGCAGGACCACCTGCCTCAAGCCTATTTGTGTGACCACCTGCTGCCAGCCCACCTGCTGTGA GACCACCTGCTGCCAGCCCACCTGCTGTGGATCCAGCAGCTGTGGACAAACCTACAGTGGGTCCAGGTGCTGCCAACCTTGCTGCCAGCCAGCTTCCTGTGCACCCGTGTACTGCCATAGAACCTGCTACCACCCCACATGCTGCTGCCTGCCTGGGTGCCAAGACCAGAGCTGTGGATCCAGCTGCTGCCAGCCTTGCAGCCACCCTGTCTGCTGTCAGACCACCTGCTGCAGGACCACCTGCTGCCGCCCTAGCTGTGTGTCCAGCTGCTGTCAGCCTTCCTGCTGCTGA
- the LOC136150128 gene encoding keratin-associated protein 9-1-like, producing the protein MTHSCCSPCCQPTCCQPISCRTTCCESSCCKPCCPPACCQTTCCRTTCCRPTCVTSCCQPICCSKPCCQPSCPPTCYQTSETTCCRTTCRKPTCVTTCCQPTCCGSSSCGQTFSGSSCGQPCCQPACCAPVYCHRICYHPTCCCLPGCQAQECGSSCCQPCSQPVCSQTTCCRPSCVSSCCQPSWILEPTHHPETMTHSCCSCCCQPTCCRTTCCRTTCFQPTCNGSSSCGSICCQPTCCRTTCCKPTCVTTCCQPTYCRTTCLKPICVTTCCQPTCCEASCCPPSCPQTCCQTTETTCCKPNCVTTCCQPTCCGSRCCQPCCQPASCAPVYCHRTCYHPTCCCLPGCQDQSCGSSCCQPCSRPVCCQTTCCRTTCCRPSCVSSCCQPSCC; encoded by the exons ATGACCCACTCTTGCTGCTCCCCGTGCTGCCAGCCCACCTGCTGTCAGCCCATTAGCTGCAGGACCACCTGCTGTGAGTCCAGCTGCTGCAAGCCCTGCTGCCCCCCAGCTTGCTGTCAAACCACCTGTTGCAGGACCACCTGCTGCAGACCTACTTGTGTGACCTCCTGCTGCCAGCCCATCTGTTGCAGCAAACCCTGCTGCcagccctcctgccccccaacTTGCTATCAAACTAGTGAAACCACCTGTTGTAGGACCACCTGCCGCAAGCCTACTTGTGTGACCACCTGCTGTCAGCCCACCTGCTGTGGGTCTAGCAGCTGTGGACAAACCTTCAGTGGGTCCAGCTGTGGCCAGCCTTGCTGTCAGCCAGCTTGCTGTGCTCCTGTGTACTGCCACAGAATCTGCTACCACCCCACGTGCTGCTGCCTGCCTGGGTGCCAAGCCCAAGAATGTGGATCCAGCTGCTGCCAGCCTTGTAGCCAGCCTGTCTGCTCTCAGACCACCTGCTGTCGCCCTAGCTGTGTGTCCAGCTGCTGCCAGCCTTCCT GGATCCT AGAACCCACACACCACCCTGAGACCATGACCCACTCCTGCTGCTCCTGTTGCTGCCAGCCTACCTGCTGCAGGACCACATGCTGTAGGACCACATGCTTCCAGCCCACCTGTAATGGATCCAGCTCTTGTGGGTCCATCTGCTGCCAGCCCACCTGCTGTAGGACCACCTGCTGCAAACCGACCTGTGTGACCACCTGCTGCCAGCCCACCTACTGTAGGACCACCTGCCTCAAGCCTATTTGTGTGACCACCTGCTGCCAGCCCACCTGCTGTGAGGCCAGCTGCTGCccgccctcctgcccccaaacttgCTGTCAAACCACTGAAACCACCTGCTGCAAACCTAATTGTGTGACCACCTGCTGCCAGCCCACCTGCTGTGGGTCCAGGTGCTGTCAGCCTTGCTGCCAGCCAGCTTCCTGTGCACCCGTGTACTGCCATAGAACCTGCTACCACCCCACGTGCTGCTGCCTGCCTGGGTGCCAAGACCAGAGTTGTGGATCCAGCTGCTGCCAGCCTTGCAGCCGCCCTGTCTGCTGTCAGACCACCTGCTGCAGGACCACCTGCTGCCGCCCCAGCTGTGTGTCCAGCTGCTGCCAGCCTTCCTGCTGCTGA